Proteins encoded in a region of the Takifugu flavidus isolate HTHZ2018 chromosome 10, ASM371156v2, whole genome shotgun sequence genome:
- the uts2r3 gene encoding urotensin-2 receptor, which yields MNTSGSTPSPFPNFSVPPSPPSVSPSPSLASTALFCSFLSLLSLLGIAGNLYTIGLLLRRRRGRRRRGPGPSCCLTRMPFCPSSSTSPSSSPVSSLSSSSSLHLQVLSLALADLLYLFTAPFIVYDSLASGWAFGELGCRLLLSLDLLTMHASIFTLTAMSLDRYRAVAHPLHTSSSTSSSLLRVGLAWGLAVALSLPMMITLHLEDGENREGQLCVPAWDEQSSKAYLSVLFCTSILGPGLAIGALYATLGRLYWVSQTKPVWASGSSTAGPPRAPKPKVLLLILGIVLTFWACFLPFWIWQLLPLYQPDMLRTVPVGTQVTVNRILTGLTYGNSCVNPFFYTLLTGKRRRNRQTLKSAEQLCRKSSPPQ from the coding sequence ATGAATACCTCAGGCTCCACACCTTCCCCGTTCCCCAATTTCTCAGTGCCCCCGTCCCCCCCGTCAGTCTCTCCATCCCCCAGCCTGGCCTCCACCGCtctcttctgctccttcttGTCCCTGCTCTCCCTGCTGGGGATCGCAGGGAACCTGTACACGATCGGCCTGCTGCTGAGGCGCAGACGGGGCCGCAGGAGGCGAGGGCCGGGccccagctgctgcctgacgcGGATGCCGTTCTgcccctccagctccacctctccGTCCTCTTCTCCcgtgtcctctctgtcctcctcgtcctctctgcACCTCCAGGTGCTGAGCCTGGCCCTCGCTGACCTGCTCTACCTGTTCACCGCCCCCTTCATCGTGTACGACAGTCTGGCCTCGGGATGGGCCTTCGGGGAGCTGGGCTGCCGCCTCCTCCTGAGCCTGGacctcctcaccatgcacgccTCCATCTTCACTCTAACTGCCATGAGTCTGGACCGTTACCGGGCCGTAGCTCATCCTCTGCACACgtcgtcctccacctcctccagcctgttACGAGTCGGACTGGCCTGGGGGCTGGCCGTGGCTCTCAGCTTGCCCATGATGATCACCCTCCACTTGGAGGACGGGGAGAACCGGGAGGGACAGTTATGCGTGCCGGCCTGGGACGAGCAGAGCTCCAAGGCCTATCTGAGCGTGCTCTTCTGCACCAGCATTCTCGGTCCCGGGCTGGCCATCGGAGCGCTGTACGCCACCCTTGGCCGACTGTACTGGGTGTCTCAGACCAAGCCAGTCTGGGCCAGCGGGAGCAGCACCGCCGGGCCTCCCCGGGCTCCCAAACCCAAagtcctgctcctcatcctcggCATTGTTCTGACCTTCTGGGCCTGCTTCCTCCCTTTCTGGAtctggcagctgctgcctctgtaCCAACCCGACATGCTGCGGACGGTCCCCGTGGGGACGCAGGTGACGGTGAATCGGATCCTGACGGGGCTGACCTACGGGAACTCCTGCGTGAACCCTTTCTTCTACACTTTATTGACTGGAAAACGAAGACGCAACAGGCAGACGCTGAAGTCGGCCGAGCAGCTCTGCCGCAAGAGCAGCCCACCGCAGTAG
- the kcnj14 gene encoding ATP-sensitive inward rectifier potassium channel 14 yields MGAARVKRRFSAVVDGPVEEEEVMRLALSDADTAMVGGSPAGSPSSPSPTRALNGKFIPFQDKVTNARRQSTIGESVGGDAGEGGMRARGMCSGVVKGSGKGGRAKDRSSSDQDSLSSPFTTGRRCTRRSSRRPRQRFVGKDGRCNVTFVNMSERGQRYLSDLFTTCVDIRWRWMLVIFTLSFLLSWLLFGFAFWLIASAHGDLSIGLPKGSGSSPGSGEAGLGGESEKEGTVGEPCFLQVNSFMAAFLFSLETQTSIGYGFRSVTEECPLAVVAVVLQCIVGCIIDAFIIGAVMAKIAKPKKRNETLVFSDTAVVALRDGKLCVMWRVGNMRKSHLVEAHVRAQLLKPRVTEEGEFLPLDNVDINVGFDTGTDRIFLVSPVTIVHEINDESPLFEIDRKTLEKDADLELVVILEGMVEATAMTTQCRSSYVASEILWGHRFEPVLFERKECYQVDYSFFHRTYEVPDTPSCSAKELAEQKSHQSSRSSFCYVNEVALQLVTPDDEPDQNQNPDCPSPPTRRQSLMGHLHYN; encoded by the exons ATGGGAGCTGCACGTGTGAAACGGCGCTTCAGTGCTGTGGTAGACGGgccagtggaggaagaggaggtcatGAGGCTAGCACTGAGTGATGCGGATACGGCTATGGTGGGGGGGAGTCCAGCGGGTTCCCCAAGCAGTCCTTCCCCGACCCGCGCCCTGAATGGCAAATTCATACCGTTTCAGGACAAGGTTACCAATGCACGGAGGCAGAGTACCATTGGGGAGTCAGTTGGAGGGGATGCAGGAGAAGGCGGGATGAGAGCTAGAGGAATGTGCTCCGGGGTTGTCAAAGGCAGTGGTAAAGGCGGGAGAGCGAAAGACCGGTCATCCTCTGACCAGgattccctctcttccccctttACTACGGGCCGAAGGTGCACCAGGCGCTCAAGCCGCCGGCCCCGACAGCGCTTTGTGGGCAAGGACGGACGCTGCAACGTCACCTTCGTCAACATGAGCGAGAGGGGCCAGCGCTACCTTAGCGACCTCTTCACCACCTGTGTGGACATCCGCTGGCGCTGGATGCTCGTCATCTTCaccctctcctttcttctctcctggCTGCTCTTTGGTTTTGCCTTCTGGCTCATCGCCTCTGCACATGGGGACCTCTCAATCGGGCTTCCTAAAGGCTCAGGTTCTTCTCCGGGATCAGGAGAGGCTGGGTTGGGAGGAGAGTCTGAAAAAGAGGGAACTGTAGGGGAGCCCTGCTTCCTCCAGGTGAACAGCTTCATGGCTGCCTTTCTATTCTCCTTGGAGACGCAGACATCCATCGGTTACGGGTTCAGAAGCGTGACCGAAGAATGTCCCCTGGCGGTGGTGGCGGTcgttttgcagtgcattgtgggctGCATTATTGACGCCTTCATCATCGGGGCAGTCATGGCAAAGATTGCCAAGCCCAAGAAGCGCAACGAGACTCTGGTGTTCTCTGACACAGCCGTGGTGGCGCTGAGGGACGGGAAACTCTGCGTCATGTGGAGGGTTGGAAACATGCGCAAGAGCCACCTGGTAGAGGCGCACGTTCGAGCACAGCTGCTGAAG CCCAgggtgacagaggagggagagttCCTCCCATTGGACAACGTAGACATCAATGTGGGCTTCGACACCGGCACCGATCGCATCTTCTTGGTCTCACCGGTGACGATTGTCCACGAGATTAACGATGAGTCACCCTTGTTTGAGATTGATCGAAAAACCCTAGAAAAGGACGCCGATTTGGAGCTGGTCGTCATACTTGAGGGGATGGTGGAGGCCACGGCCATGACCACACAGTGTCGTAGCTCCTACGTGGCTTCTGAAATCCTCTGGGGACATCGATTCGAACCAGTGCTCTTTGAGAGGAAGGAGTGCTACCAG GTGGACTACTCGTTTTTCCATCGGACCTATGAAGTCCCGGATACACCATCATGCAGTGCTAAAGAGCTTGCAGAGCAGAAGAGCCATCAAAGCTCACGCTCATCTTTCTGCTATGTGAATGAAGTGGCTCTGCAGCTCGTGACACCAGACGATGAGCCCGATCAGAACCAAAATCCCGACTGTCCTTCGCCGCCAACAAGAAGACAGTCTCTGATGGGGCATCTCCACTACAACTGA